The DNA region TCTGTGTCTCTCAGTGGTCCACGAGATGAACGGTGTAGATGGCGTTCAGCTGCTCAGCGTCTCTGAGGTTGAAGAGCTCATCCACAAAGCCGACGAGGCCTCCATGATGTCACAGACCGTCGCCACGGTGACCCCTCCCCCGACAGCGGAGGTCCGGGAGGAGGCGCATCCCAAGCTACCACCGGCAGAGATCACCGGGCTGGAGGCCAAACCGTGCGACGAGCCGAGCGTGGCCGAGGCCAGCGCCGAGAACCCCGTCACCATGGTGTTCATGGGGTATCAGAGCGTGGAGGATGAGGACCAGACCAAGAAGGTTCTGGGTCTTCAGGGGACGGTGAGAGCCGAGCTGGTGCTGATCCACGACGCCAACGGGAAGACATCACCGGGAGGAGGGACGGAGGACACCGCCGGGGCTCAGACACCGGCTCCAGCTCCGCCCGCCGCACCGCCCGCCACGCCGCCCGCCGCACTGCCCTCCACCAAACCTCTGGAGACGGCAGCGGCGAGCAACGGGGAGACGGCGGGTGAGGTGAAGGGTGGAGCGGAGGAGGTGAAGGGTggagtggaggaggtgaagaaggagaAGCAACCATGTAAGTGCTGCAGCATCATGTGACCCTGCAGCGTCATGTGACCCTGCAGCATCATGTGACCCTGAAGGCGGCGCCGCTTCAGAATGTAAccat from Anoplopoma fimbria isolate UVic2021 breed Golden Eagle Sablefish chromosome 8, Afim_UVic_2022, whole genome shotgun sequence includes:
- the palm1a gene encoding paralemmin 1a is translated as MPQEKRKWQTEMENKKRQLEDDRRALQHLKSKALRERWLLDGAPSAGPEQEDARRQLEQDEAKTRSLEETINRLEAELLSLETGGVCETETHTTVSSGSLKAVEVKGHSRRQQDKAAAASDQIVQEVKVDRSPRMNKASEETDEMKRVVHEMNGVDGVQLLSVSEVEELIHKADEASMMSQTVATVTPPPTAEVREEAHPKLPPAEITGLEAKPCDEPSVAEASAENPVTMVFMGYQSVEDEDQTKKVLGLQGTVRAELVLIHDANGKTSPGGGTEDTAGAQTPAPAPPAAPPATPPAALPSTKPLETAAASNGETAGEVKGGAEEVKGGVEEVKKEKQPCKCCSIM